The proteins below are encoded in one region of Deltaproteobacteria bacterium:
- a CDS encoding arginine decarboxylase, pyruvoyl-dependent, with amino-acid sequence MQFVPKRVFFTKGVGIHREELHSFELALRDAGIEKFNLVSVSSIFPPGCKVVTKAQGLKKLAPGQVVFSVMSRCSSNEPRRLMAASVGCAIPTDRKLYGYLSEHHAFGQTETMAGEYAEDLAAAMLASTLGIDLDENLGWDEKKEIYRISDKIVKTTNITQSAIVKGDGKYTTVVAAAVLLM; translated from the coding sequence ATGCAATTCGTACCGAAGAGAGTCTTTTTCACCAAGGGGGTGGGCATCCACCGCGAAGAGCTTCATTCCTTCGAGCTCGCTTTGCGGGACGCGGGTATCGAGAAGTTCAACCTCGTCAGCGTGTCGAGCATCTTTCCGCCGGGATGCAAGGTGGTGACGAAGGCCCAGGGGCTCAAGAAGCTCGCCCCCGGCCAGGTCGTCTTCAGCGTCATGAGCCGGTGCAGCAGCAACGAGCCGCGCCGGCTCATGGCCGCGTCCGTGGGCTGCGCCATCCCCACGGACCGCAAACTCTACGGCTACCTCAGCGAGCACCACGCCTTCGGACAGACCGAGACCATGGCCGGCGAGTACGCCGAGGACCTGGCCGCCGCAATGCTTGCGAGCACGCTCGGCATCGACCTCGACGAGAACCTCGGCTGGGACGAGAAGAAGGAGATATACAGGATAAGCGACAAGATAGTCAAGACGACGAACATAACCCAGTCGGCCATCGTCAAGGGCGACGGCAAGTACACGACCGTAGTGGCCGCCGCCGTGCTGCTCATGTAG
- the speB gene encoding agmatinase has protein sequence MPEGLRPDGGAARFTVLPVPYDLTVSYVSGARGGPRAILEASAHMELYDEELRFEPIEAGIRTLPFLEPTAAGPEAMAGRVEEAVSEIVEGGSIPVVLGGEHSITVGLVRALFKAHGSLSVLQLDAHADMRDRFEESPYSHACVARRISEICPIVQVGVRSLSAEEAAFLDERAAAGDGSVRTFYAAGMRGGVPVDEIVSALSEKVCVTVDLDCLDPSIMPATGTPEPGGLGWHDVLGLLRAVASHRKVVGMDVVELSPLPGNVAPDFTAARLVYKMMGYAAMTEK, from the coding sequence CTGCCCGAGGGCCTGCGGCCCGACGGAGGGGCCGCGCGCTTCACCGTGCTGCCCGTGCCCTACGACCTGACCGTCTCCTATGTGAGCGGGGCGCGGGGCGGTCCGCGGGCCATACTCGAGGCGTCGGCCCACATGGAGCTCTACGACGAGGAACTGCGCTTCGAGCCCATCGAGGCCGGCATAAGGACGCTCCCCTTCCTCGAGCCCACGGCCGCCGGGCCCGAGGCCATGGCCGGGCGCGTCGAGGAGGCCGTCTCGGAGATCGTCGAGGGGGGGAGCATACCGGTGGTCCTCGGCGGCGAGCACAGCATCACGGTGGGGCTCGTCAGGGCGCTCTTCAAGGCGCACGGCTCGCTCTCGGTGCTCCAGCTCGACGCCCACGCCGACATGCGCGACCGCTTCGAAGAGAGCCCCTACAGCCACGCCTGCGTGGCCCGCAGGATAAGCGAGATATGCCCCATCGTGCAGGTCGGCGTAAGGAGCCTTTCGGCCGAGGAGGCGGCCTTCCTCGACGAGCGCGCCGCCGCGGGCGACGGCTCGGTGCGGACTTTCTACGCCGCCGGGATGCGGGGCGGCGTGCCGGTCGACGAGATCGTCTCGGCCCTCTCGGAGAAGGTCTGCGTCACCGTCGACCTCGACTGCCTCGATCCGTCGATCATGCCGGCCACCGGCACCCCAGAGCCCGGAGGGCTCGGCTGGCACGACGTACTCGGGCTCTTGCGGGCTGTGGCCTCGCACCGCAAGGTCGTCGGCATGGACGTGGTGGAGCTCTCTCCCCTGCCAGGCAACGTGGCCCCCGACTTCACGGCCGCAAGACTCGTCTACAAAATGATGGGCTATGCGGCCATGACGGAGAAGTGA